The DNA window ATTGAAAAGTGAAATTATTTGGAGGAATTGTATGAGTAAACAAAAGAATTTGGATACCTCCTTCTTTGGACAACCGCGTGGATTGTCGACATTGTTCTTCACTGAAATGTGGGAACGGTTTAGTTACTACGGAATGCGGGCTATCCTTCTATTCTATATGTACTACGCTGTTACCAAGGGTGGTTTGGGTATGGACCAAGCTACCGCAGCATCAATTATGTCAATTTATGGTTCATTAGTTTACCTGGCCAGTGTTGTCGGGGGATGGTTATCTGACCGTGTATGGGGATCACGGCGAACGGTCTTCATCGGTGGTGTCCTTATTATGTTTGGACATATCGCTCTGTCATTGCCATTTGGTGTGTCAGCACTTTATGTATCAATCGCTTTGATTGTTATTGGTACCGGGTTATTGAAGCCAAATGTTTCAGAAATGGTTGGGGGCTTATACAGTCCCGAAGATCGTCGTCGAGACTCTGGTTTTAGTATATTTGTCTTTGGGATTAACTTAGGGGCCGCTGTTGCTCCTTGGGCTGTCCCTTGGGCTGCTAATGGTTTTGGCCTAAACCTTTTCCATGGTGAAATGAACTTCCACGCTGGTTTCTCACTAGCTGCTATCGGAATGTTCTTTGGGTTAGTACAATATGTAGTTGACGGTCGGAAGTATCTTTCAAAAGATAGCTTGTATCCTGATGATCCGATCGATAAGGAAAGTTTACGTCCAGTAATTATTTGGTCAATTGTTGGTGTTATTGCATTAGTGATCATTCTTGGATTGCTTGCTGCAATGGGTCAATTAAACATCAATAATATCATTACAATCATTACAGTTATTGCTATTGCTTTACCAATCTACTACTTTGTAATGATGTTGAATTCCAAGAAGGTTACAAAAGATGAAAAGTCACGGGTTGTTGCTTACATTCCACTTTTCATTGCTGCTGCTATCTTCTGGGCAATTGAAGAATCAGGTTCAGTTGTTTTAGCCCTCTTCGCTGAACAACGGACTATTTTACACATTGGTGGCTGGCACTTTGCTGCTGCTAACTTCCAGACATTGAACCCATTATTCATTATGATCCTAACACCATTTTTCGTTGCACTTTGGGATCACTGGAAAAAACAACCAAGTGCTCCTGGTAAGTTTGCTGCTGGGTTAGTAATTGCAGGTCTTTCATATGTTTGGATGGCACTTCCAGCAATGATTCACGGTACAACCGCTGGACGGGTTAGCCCATTCTGGTTAGTTGGTTCATGGTTCATTGTTGAAATCGCCGAAATGTTAATTTCACCAATTGGTCTTTCAGTAACTACTAAACTTGCACCAAAAGCATTTAAGTCTCAAATGATGAGTATGTGGTTCTTGGCGGATGCTGCTGGACAAGCGGTTAACGCCCAGGTTGTTAAGTACTACTCATTAGCTACAGAAGTTCCATACTTCTTAATTATCGGGGCAGTAAGTATCGTCTTCGGATTGATCCTTTGCTTATTCGTTAAGAAGATTCATGGCTTAATGGATGGTGTAGACTAAAAATTATATTAAGAGATCGAGAATAATTCTTGGTCTCTTTTTTTATGAGGTGAGTTATGAAAATCGCAGTAAGCAGTGACCTTCATTTAGATTTAAATCATGCTGATGTTGCAGAAATTATTACTCAACAGGCGCATTATTTAACCCGTCAAGAAATTGATCATTACTTTTTTGTGGGGGATTCCTTTAATGATTTTGCGCAAACCAGCGTATATTTTGCGGAACTACAATTGCAATTGCCTATCACAAAGGTCCATTATCTTGCCGGTAACCACGATATGTTAAAAGGGGTCACTTATGAGCAATTAGAAAATTTGGATGATGATCTATATTTTCATAACCGATTTATCGATATTCCCCAAACAAACTGGCGGATTATCGGTAACAATGGTTGGTATGATTATTCGTTTTCAACGTATGAAAGTAATGTAAAAGGGGTCGCAAAATGGAAGCGGGCATATTGGGTGGATCGTCCAATTATGCAGCCAATGAATGATCCAGAACGAATGGCGATTGTTTTACACCAAGTTGAAGAAAACCTAAAACAGGCTCGCAATCAACAAAAACAGGTTATCTTTATGACCCACTTCGCACCGATTAGAG is part of the Limosilactobacillus reuteri genome and encodes:
- a CDS encoding peptide MFS transporter, with the protein product MSKQKNLDTSFFGQPRGLSTLFFTEMWERFSYYGMRAILLFYMYYAVTKGGLGMDQATAASIMSIYGSLVYLASVVGGWLSDRVWGSRRTVFIGGVLIMFGHIALSLPFGVSALYVSIALIVIGTGLLKPNVSEMVGGLYSPEDRRRDSGFSIFVFGINLGAAVAPWAVPWAANGFGLNLFHGEMNFHAGFSLAAIGMFFGLVQYVVDGRKYLSKDSLYPDDPIDKESLRPVIIWSIVGVIALVIILGLLAAMGQLNINNIITIITVIAIALPIYYFVMMLNSKKVTKDEKSRVVAYIPLFIAAAIFWAIEESGSVVLALFAEQRTILHIGGWHFAAANFQTLNPLFIMILTPFFVALWDHWKKQPSAPGKFAAGLVIAGLSYVWMALPAMIHGTTAGRVSPFWLVGSWFIVEIAEMLISPIGLSVTTKLAPKAFKSQMMSMWFLADAAGQAVNAQVVKYYSLATEVPYFLIIGAVSIVFGLILCLFVKKIHGLMDGVD
- a CDS encoding metallophosphoesterase, whose protein sequence is MKIAVSSDLHLDLNHADVAEIITQQAHYLTRQEIDHYFFVGDSFNDFAQTSVYFAELQLQLPITKVHYLAGNHDMLKGVTYEQLENLDDDLYFHNRFIDIPQTNWRIIGNNGWYDYSFSTYESNVKGVAKWKRAYWVDRPIMQPMNDPERMAIVLHQVEENLKQARNQQKQVIFMTHFAPIREALPHPIIESARRQRMWEMTTAMLGSRHLGALLAKFPEVKAVFYGHLHYAQSLITVGNIEYRNQAVGVRHKNSENWKGKSLLDQWISCLYTKKI